A section of the Salinigranum marinum genome encodes:
- a CDS encoding metalloregulator ArsR/SmtB family transcription factor, which translates to MSAPDLELDSRRAIYQRIADTPGVHFRALLDDLGYAQGTLQYHLRWLADEDLIEISDDGKYTRYYPATEFDEADRAVMNALRREYSRRILAHLLTNGPLSTTELSDRLDKAQSTVSWHLSKLAEADLVTKERDGRSVVYEVSDPDRVKYLYTVHRRSFTDKVVDRILGLWDSY; encoded by the coding sequence ATGTCGGCACCGGACCTCGAACTGGACTCTCGGCGGGCTATCTACCAGCGGATAGCCGACACGCCTGGCGTTCACTTTCGCGCACTCCTCGACGACCTCGGCTACGCGCAGGGAACGCTCCAATATCACCTCCGATGGCTCGCTGACGAAGACCTGATCGAAATCTCGGACGACGGCAAGTACACGCGGTACTATCCGGCTACCGAGTTCGACGAAGCCGATCGAGCAGTGATGAACGCGTTGCGACGGGAGTACAGTCGCCGCATCCTCGCACACCTTCTCACGAACGGCCCGCTCTCAACAACCGAACTCAGCGACCGCTTGGACAAGGCGCAATCGACCGTCTCGTGGCATCTTTCGAAGCTCGCCGAGGCCGACCTCGTCACGAAAGAGCGCGACGGCCGGAGCGTCGTCTACGAGGTCAGCGATCCTGATCGGGTCAAATACCTCTACACGGTTCACCGGCGCTCGTTCACTGACAAAGTTGTTGACCGTATTCTGGGTCTCTGGGACAGCTACTAA
- a CDS encoding thrombospondin type 3 repeat-containing protein, with product MSWTHKQRITVVAIVVLVVAVPVLWQIDDVRTTQATEKTQTDLVDQTVSERRAPADYDGDGISDTTDTCPTRPESANGFQDSDGCPDVVETTGAS from the coding sequence ATGTCATGGACGCATAAGCAGCGAATCACCGTCGTCGCGATCGTCGTTCTGGTCGTGGCCGTTCCAGTCCTGTGGCAGATTGACGACGTCCGGACCACCCAAGCGACTGAGAAAACACAGACCGACCTCGTCGATCAGACCGTTTCGGAGAGACGGGCACCGGCAGATTACGACGGGGATGGCATCAGCGACACGACCGACACGTGTCCGACTCGACCGGAGTCAGCGAACGGGTTTCAAGACTCGGATGGCTGTCCCGATGTCGTCGAAACGACGGGAGCATCGTAA
- a CDS encoding FAD:protein FMN transferase: MMRSLASLTERFGDTRCEFDCCDTTFRIQATGIRADTAVTAARDTAESLEGQLNAFDAASAVSHLNREGEVVNEHVARIVRRGFEYNDRTEGVFDIHQGRVEQELKTFLCGDSETPPTGFDTGTVRVSGSHVTADVELDLNGLAKGYIVDRASEALAGLGRRGFVSGGGDMSPPTGPVGIESPYGDDTPLKILDTNWHVATSGGYRRSRNGTDHIYDSTSGSFGSRHESVTVVARRDCMEADALATTLAALPLDEARELAAEWDGLEALIIHDGVFHTTERFNTHVMDA; this comes from the coding sequence ATGATGAGATCGCTCGCATCGCTTACCGAACGGTTCGGAGACACTCGCTGCGAGTTCGACTGTTGTGATACGACGTTTCGGATCCAAGCGACAGGCATCCGGGCTGACACTGCGGTGACTGCGGCGCGAGACACGGCCGAGTCACTCGAAGGGCAGCTGAACGCCTTCGATGCGGCGAGTGCCGTCAGCCATCTCAACCGCGAAGGTGAGGTCGTGAACGAACACGTCGCCCGTATCGTCCGCCGTGGGTTCGAATACAACGATCGAACCGAGGGGGTGTTCGATATCCATCAGGGCCGCGTCGAACAGGAACTCAAAACGTTCCTGTGTGGTGACAGTGAAACACCACCCACAGGATTCGATACCGGAACCGTCCGAGTCAGCGGGTCTCACGTCACTGCCGATGTCGAACTCGATCTCAATGGTCTCGCGAAAGGGTACATTGTTGACCGGGCCAGCGAGGCACTCGCAGGTCTTGGTCGACGTGGTTTCGTCAGTGGTGGTGGGGATATGTCTCCGCCGACGGGTCCGGTCGGCATCGAGAGCCCGTACGGCGACGACACACCGCTGAAGATCCTAGACACGAACTGGCACGTCGCAACATCCGGTGGATACCGACGCTCGCGAAACGGCACGGACCACATATACGACTCGACGAGCGGGTCGTTCGGCTCGCGTCACGAGTCCGTTACCGTCGTCGCGCGTCGAGACTGTATGGAGGCTGATGCCCTGGCCACGACGCTCGCCGCACTTCCCCTTGACGAGGCACGTGAATTAGCAGCCGAGTGGGACGGACTAGAGGCGCTGATCATTCACGACGGCGTCTTCCACACGACAGAGAGGTTCAATACACATGTCATGGACGCATAA
- a CDS encoding MaoC/PaaZ C-terminal domain-containing protein — protein sequence MSIPDVAERLKAIDDNAVVVLRDTEPVGIITRTDLVDALAAGENLEGQTAESVMSHPPITVSESAPIQMGAATLYEHDVDQALVMEGEAIVGLLRTSELTPYLSDCAINRPEEPLEAEEREWESEYDDETMPGISVGDVVRFSKPITERDLELFAEISGDKNRLHLDEAFAEQTRFKRRIVHGALASSVISAALSKLPGLVIYLSQNVTYNAPVEIGERVTARCEVIAELGHNRYRLRIEEFDENDTEVISGEAAVLIDALPEAEPTT from the coding sequence ATGTCCATTCCGGACGTTGCCGAGCGGCTCAAGGCAATCGATGACAATGCGGTCGTGGTCCTACGGGATACTGAACCAGTCGGTATCATCACGCGAACTGATCTCGTCGATGCCCTCGCCGCAGGAGAGAACCTAGAGGGGCAAACAGCCGAGAGCGTCATGTCGCATCCTCCGATTACGGTTTCCGAATCGGCACCGATCCAGATGGGTGCCGCGACGTTGTACGAACACGACGTCGATCAAGCACTCGTGATGGAAGGTGAGGCTATCGTCGGGTTGCTTCGGACGAGCGAGCTGACACCCTATCTTTCCGACTGTGCGATAAATCGCCCGGAGGAACCACTCGAAGCCGAGGAGCGTGAGTGGGAGTCCGAGTACGACGACGAAACGATGCCCGGCATCTCCGTCGGCGACGTGGTCAGGTTCAGCAAACCGATCACCGAGCGCGACCTCGAACTGTTCGCCGAGATCAGCGGTGACAAGAATCGACTCCACCTCGACGAGGCGTTCGCCGAACAGACTCGATTTAAACGTCGCATCGTCCACGGTGCACTCGCCTCAAGTGTGATCAGTGCTGCCCTGTCGAAACTACCTGGGCTCGTCATCTATCTCAGTCAGAATGTGACGTATAATGCCCCGGTCGAGATCGGTGAACGGGTCACTGCACGGTGTGAAGTGATCGCAGAGCTCGGTCACAATCGGTATCGCCTCAGGATCGAGGAATTCGACGAAAACGACACCGAAGTCATCAGTGGTGAAGCGGCTGTTCTCATCGATGCACTTCCCGAAGCAGAGCCAACGACCTAA